In Chitinophaga sp. HK235, a single window of DNA contains:
- a CDS encoding YgcG family protein, producing the protein MRNVLFLFFISLLLSCTSKKTKYTVADVPDPKKNGGGYISNPDHLLSSQMTDNLNSQLASLDAGGKAQVAMVLLRSIGDNEPRDFAHKLFNYWKIGNAGTNNGLLVLLVEDAHRLVFETGFGLEADMPDVLCFRIQQDYMIPYIKKGDYDQAFQEGLKSISSLLYKGNYAYSETYELPASPEDSSLMAVSDSKPVTTSNEADTSEPVEMVQSLAAIPPAAEVPSGGFQLPEPTGWMVFGVFFWLLVSAAMMSVFFGKKPGQKKGEPMPIAMNELPNAFLRPRWLGLLLIHITAFFVLGYLYYKRHWSLNLGQIMLIYYVVWTVFLHLSVLLMELRASVVLRGKDRHGRWQDWTRAMDKLRIARYIFPLPFLWLYLYWRKRRLDQMRNDPYECPHCRTTLHKLSETDEDPYLDKAQVIEENLSSVDYDVWKCDTCDYRLVLDYTSVRTKMAECPACTHKTLECTHVITKKRATTRSAGWGVKTYACAACTYIHDYTFEIPRIRESSSSSSSSSSSSSSSSSSWGGGSSGGGGASSSW; encoded by the coding sequence ATGCGAAATGTCCTGTTCCTGTTTTTTATTTCCCTGCTGCTGTCCTGTACCAGTAAAAAAACAAAGTATACTGTAGCTGATGTGCCGGACCCCAAAAAAAATGGTGGTGGATATATCAGTAACCCCGATCATCTCCTTTCCAGCCAGATGACAGACAACCTCAATAGCCAGCTGGCCTCGCTGGATGCGGGCGGAAAAGCACAGGTTGCCATGGTGCTGCTGCGTTCTATTGGTGATAACGAACCACGTGACTTTGCGCATAAACTGTTCAACTACTGGAAAATAGGGAATGCCGGCACCAACAATGGCCTGCTGGTATTGCTGGTAGAAGATGCCCACAGACTTGTATTTGAAACAGGCTTTGGCCTGGAAGCGGATATGCCCGATGTGCTCTGCTTCCGTATTCAGCAGGACTATATGATCCCTTATATCAAGAAAGGTGATTATGATCAGGCTTTTCAGGAAGGACTTAAATCCATCTCCTCCCTGTTGTATAAAGGCAACTACGCTTATAGTGAAACATACGAGCTGCCGGCATCACCGGAAGATAGTTCGTTGATGGCTGTTTCAGACAGCAAACCGGTGACCACATCGAACGAAGCGGATACATCGGAACCGGTGGAAATGGTACAGTCACTGGCAGCCATACCGCCGGCGGCCGAGGTCCCATCAGGAGGTTTTCAACTGCCCGAACCTACCGGCTGGATGGTTTTTGGAGTCTTCTTTTGGTTGCTGGTATCGGCAGCAATGATGTCCGTATTTTTTGGGAAAAAGCCAGGGCAGAAGAAAGGCGAGCCCATGCCCATAGCAATGAATGAGCTGCCGAACGCCTTTCTCCGGCCCCGCTGGCTGGGATTATTACTGATCCATATTACAGCGTTTTTTGTGCTGGGATATCTGTATTATAAAAGACACTGGTCCCTGAACCTCGGGCAGATCATGCTGATATATTATGTGGTTTGGACGGTGTTTTTACACCTGTCGGTGTTGCTGATGGAGCTGAGGGCTTCCGTGGTTTTGCGTGGAAAAGACCGGCATGGCCGCTGGCAGGATTGGACCCGTGCGATGGATAAACTGCGGATAGCCCGTTATATTTTCCCATTGCCTTTTCTCTGGTTGTATCTGTACTGGCGCAAACGCCGGTTAGACCAGATGCGCAATGATCCGTATGAATGTCCGCACTGCCGTACCACCTTGCACAAGCTCAGTGAAACAGATGAAGACCCTTATCTGGATAAGGCACAGGTGATAGAAGAAAACCTTTCTTCTGTGGATTACGACGTATGGAAATGTGATACCTGCGATTACCGACTGGTGCTCGACTATACCAGTGTGAGAACAAAAATGGCCGAGTGTCCGGCCTGCACTCATAAAACCCTGGAGTGTACCCATGTGATCACTAAAAAACGGGCTACCACCAGGTCGGCAGGATGGGGTGTCAAAACCTATGCCTGTGCTGCTTGCACCTATATACATGATTATACTTTTGAGATACCGCGTATCCGTGAGTCCTCCTCGTCTTCCTCCTCCTCGTCTTCCTCATCATCATCTTCTTCTTCCAGCTGGGGCGGAGGTTCTTCCGGTGGCGGTGGTGCCAGCAGCAGCTGGTAA
- a CDS encoding DUF6515 family protein, whose protein sequence is MKNRFYMLFVLIGLLCTTTATGAFAQRHGGGGGHMGGGHMMGGGHMMSAPHFSAPRGNFSSPRAIAPVNRGFYHGYRGPVYHGGVYYSHGWYGPGYRRFYRYRPYYFPPIGFYVSTLPYGYFALGTGFGPIYYYNGIYYESENNDNGYRVVDPPMGAAVPDLPDGASEVQVNGNSYYELNGTFYQEIMTENGRRFKVVGKDGKIGDTVVDPQTNGNNNDSGNINNDNNSNSNNNSTAPLPGNIIKDLPQGSRSVQINGQQYFLSPDGMYYQQVNTNNGTGYQLVGKMDAGQ, encoded by the coding sequence ATGAAAAACAGATTTTATATGCTGTTTGTGTTGATTGGGCTGTTATGCACAACTACAGCAACCGGCGCCTTTGCCCAAAGACACGGTGGTGGAGGCGGACACATGGGAGGCGGCCATATGATGGGAGGTGGCCACATGATGTCTGCACCTCATTTTTCAGCTCCCCGTGGCAATTTCTCTTCGCCCAGAGCCATTGCTCCTGTAAACAGAGGATTTTATCATGGCTATCGCGGCCCGGTATACCATGGTGGCGTTTATTATAGCCACGGATGGTATGGACCTGGTTACCGCAGATTCTATCGGTATCGTCCTTATTACTTCCCTCCGATAGGCTTCTATGTTTCTACCCTGCCTTACGGTTACTTCGCACTCGGTACCGGGTTCGGACCTATTTACTACTATAATGGTATCTATTACGAATCTGAAAACAACGACAACGGTTACCGCGTAGTAGACCCTCCTATGGGCGCTGCCGTTCCGGATCTGCCGGATGGCGCTTCTGAAGTACAGGTGAACGGTAACAGCTACTACGAACTGAATGGCACCTTCTATCAGGAAATCATGACTGAAAACGGACGACGCTTTAAAGTAGTAGGTAAGGATGGTAAAATCGGGGATACCGTAGTAGATCCACAGACCAACGGCAACAATAATGATAGTGGTAACATTAACAACGATAACAACAGCAACAGCAACAACAACAGTACCGCTCCGCTCCCAGGCAATATTATAAAAGACCTGCCACAGGGCAGCCGCTCCGTACAGATCAACGGACAACAGTACTTCCTGTCACCCGACGGTATGTACTATCAACAGGTTAACACCAATAATGGCACAGGATACCAACTTGTAGGAAAGATGGATGCCGGCCAGTAA
- a CDS encoding VOC family protein has product MKNTILLLFFAIMGISTSIQAQTKKYPSLNHIAIYVVNLESSTTFYRDVIGLEVMDEPFKDGRHSWFRVGEHSQLHIISGAAKATEHPKDTHLCFSLPSMKAFIAVLEKNHITYEDWPGRPNTINKRVDGVQQIYFRDPDGYWIEINDDKY; this is encoded by the coding sequence ATGAAAAACACGATTCTTCTTCTTTTCTTTGCCATCATGGGAATTTCCACGAGCATTCAAGCACAGACAAAAAAATATCCGTCACTCAACCACATCGCTATCTATGTAGTCAACCTGGAAAGCAGTACCACCTTTTACCGTGATGTAATAGGGCTGGAAGTGATGGATGAACCTTTTAAAGACGGGCGCCACAGCTGGTTTAGAGTAGGTGAACACAGCCAGCTGCATATCATTTCAGGAGCTGCCAAAGCAACAGAGCATCCCAAAGACACCCACCTCTGCTTCAGCCTGCCTTCCATGAAAGCGTTTATTGCCGTACTGGAGAAAAATCATATTACGTATGAAGACTGGCCCGGCAGACCCAATACCATCAATAAAAGGGTAGATGGCGTACAACAGATTTATTTCCGGGATCCCGATGGTTACTGGATTGAAATCAATGACGATAAATACTAG
- a CDS encoding RNA polymerase sigma factor: MTTHPDQRYLDGLLSNDTRLVQEIYERFAGKIRRFITQHQGSDEDAADIFQEAIMDLYHQARHKELRLTCPFEPFFLLICKRKWLNELKKRGRQPVTKKLDDLYDVGEDVFAAAEKVVQEEAQAGMFLEQFARLGEKCREILGRYLAGEAQEQIAQAMGVTYGYLRKKKSECMATLLSYVQKQQTRL; encoded by the coding sequence ATGACTACTCACCCCGATCAGCGGTATCTTGATGGTCTGCTCAGCAACGACACCAGGCTGGTACAGGAAATCTATGAGCGTTTTGCCGGAAAAATCAGGCGATTTATTACACAGCACCAGGGGTCGGATGAAGATGCGGCCGATATTTTTCAGGAGGCTATTATGGATCTGTACCATCAGGCCCGGCATAAGGAGCTGCGGCTAACCTGCCCTTTTGAACCATTTTTCCTGTTGATCTGTAAACGGAAGTGGCTTAATGAGCTGAAAAAAAGAGGCCGTCAGCCGGTAACAAAAAAGCTCGACGATTTATATGATGTAGGAGAAGATGTTTTTGCCGCGGCGGAAAAGGTGGTGCAGGAGGAAGCGCAGGCCGGAATGTTCCTGGAACAGTTTGCCAGGTTAGGGGAAAAATGCCGGGAAATACTCGGGCGTTACCTGGCCGGAGAAGCACAGGAACAGATAGCACAGGCCATGGGCGTAACTTATGGTTATTTGCGAAAAAAGAAATCCGAATGTATGGCAACGTTGTTATCATATGTACAGAAACAACAAACCAGGCTGTAA